One genomic segment of Falco cherrug isolate bFalChe1 chromosome 13, bFalChe1.pri, whole genome shotgun sequence includes these proteins:
- the LRFN2 gene encoding leucine-rich repeat and fibronectin type-III domain-containing protein 2 isoform X2: MEKLLCSILVFGTAVMVNACPKYCVCQNLSESLGTLCPSKGLLFVPLDIDRRTVELRLGGNFIINISRQDFANMSGLVDLTLSRNTISYIQPYSFTDLESLRSLHLDSNRLPDIGEDILRGLINLQHLILNNNQLSSISDEAFEDFLLTLEDLDLSYNNLRSIPWESIRKMINLHQLSLDHNLIDYITEGTFADLQKLARLDLTSNRLQKLPPDPIFARSQVIPLAVTPFSPPLSLSFGGNPLHCNCELLWLRRLDRDDDMETCASPPGLKGRYFWYVREEEFVCEPPLITQHTHKLLVLEGQTATLKCKAIGDPTPIIHWVAPDDRLIGNSSRTAVYDNGTLDILITTSKDYGTFTCIAANAAGESTATIELSIVQLPHLSNGTGRAAPPKSRLSDITSSSKSNRGETKGPPERAVLVSDVTTTSALVKWTVSKSAPRVKMYQLQYNCSDDEVLIYRLRQELYKNKKTKPQSQREAKLWKQSRG, encoded by the exons ATGGAAAAATTGCTCTGCAGCATCTTGGTGTTTGGAACGGCTGTCATGGTCAACGCTTGTCCCAAATACTGTGTCTGTCAGAACCTGTCTGAGTCACTGGGGACTTTGTGTCCCTCCAAGGGTCTCCTGTTTGTACCACTAGACATAGATCGAAGGACAGTTGAACTCCGACTTGGGGGCAACTTCATTATTAACATCAGCCGACAGGATTTTGCCAATATGTCTGGACTTGTTGATCTTACTTTGTCCAGAAACACCATCAGTTACATCCAGCCCTACTCTTTCACTGACTTGGAGAGCCTTCGGTCTTTACATCTGGACAGCAACAGGCTGCCTGACATTGGAGAGGATATCTTGAGAGGCTTAATTAACCTTCagcatttgattttaaacaaCAACCAGCTAAGCAGCATCTCTGATGAAGCCTTTGAGGACTTTTTGCTGACATTGGAAGACTTAGACCTTTCCTACAATAACCTCCGAAGCATTCCCTGGGAATCTATAAGGAAAATGATAAACTTGCACCAGCTGAGTTTAGATCATAACCTGATAGATTATATTACAGAAGGGACGTTTGCAGATCTTCAGAAATTGGCTAGGCTAGATCTAACATCCAACAGACTTCAGAAGCTTCCCCCCGACCCTATATTTGCCAGATCTCAAGTAATTCCATTAGCTGTTACCCCGTTTTCTCCTCCTTTGTCTCTCAGCTTTGGGGGCAACCCGCTGCATTGCAACTGTGAACTACTGTGGTTGAGGCGACTTGACAGAGATGACGATATGGAAACTTGTGCTTCTCCTCCAGGTCTAAAGGGAAGGTACTTCTGGTATGTAAGGGAGGAAGAATTTGTTTGCGAGCCTCCTCTTATTACACAACATACTCACAAGTTGCTGGTTTTAGAAGGGCAAACTGccacactgaaatgcaaagccATCGGGGATCCCACCCCCATTATTCACTGGGTGGCCCCTGATGACCGTCTCATCGGAAACTCTTCGAGGACAGCTGTCTATGACAATGGCACCTTAGATATCCTCATCACCACCTCCAAGGATTACGGGACTTTCACATGCATAGCAGCCAATGCTGCCGGAGAGTCCACTGCAACAATTGAGCTCTCAATTGTTCAGCTCCCCCACCTCAGCAATGGCACAGGCCGAGCAGCCCCACCAAAATCCAGGCTCTCGGACATCACCAGCTCCAGCAAGTCTAATCGTGGGGAAACAAAAGGACCACCAGAAAGGGCTGTCCTGGTGTCAGACGTGACCACTACCTCAGCTTTGGTCAAGTGGACAGTGAGCAAGTCAGCCCCTCGGGTAAAAATGTATCAGCTGCAGTATAATTGCTCGGATGATGAAGTCCTGATCTACAG GTTGAGACAGgaactgtataaaaataaaaagacgAAGCCACAGTCCCAAAGGGAAGCAAAATTatggaagcagagcaggg
- the LRFN2 gene encoding leucine-rich repeat and fibronectin type-III domain-containing protein 2 isoform X3 — protein sequence MEKLLCSILVFGTAVMVNACPKYCVCQNLSESLGTLCPSKGLLFVPLDIDRRTVELRLGGNFIINISRQDFANMSGLVDLTLSRNTISYIQPYSFTDLESLRSLHLDSNRLPDIGEDILRGLINLQHLILNNNQLSSISDEAFEDFLLTLEDLDLSYNNLRSIPWESIRKMINLHQLSLDHNLIDYITEGTFADLQKLARLDLTSNRLQKLPPDPIFARSQVIPLAVTPFSPPLSLSFGGNPLHCNCELLWLRRLDRDDDMETCASPPGLKGRYFWYVREEEFVCEPPLITQHTHKLLVLEGQTATLKCKAIGDPTPIIHWVAPDDRLIGNSSRTAVYDNGTLDILITTSKDYGTFTCIAANAAGESTATIELSIVQLPHLSNGTGRAAPPKSRLSDITSSSKSNRGETKGPPERAVLVSDVTTTSALVKWTVSKSAPRVKMYQLQYNCSDDEVLIYRKWKLLEML from the exons ATGGAAAAATTGCTCTGCAGCATCTTGGTGTTTGGAACGGCTGTCATGGTCAACGCTTGTCCCAAATACTGTGTCTGTCAGAACCTGTCTGAGTCACTGGGGACTTTGTGTCCCTCCAAGGGTCTCCTGTTTGTACCACTAGACATAGATCGAAGGACAGTTGAACTCCGACTTGGGGGCAACTTCATTATTAACATCAGCCGACAGGATTTTGCCAATATGTCTGGACTTGTTGATCTTACTTTGTCCAGAAACACCATCAGTTACATCCAGCCCTACTCTTTCACTGACTTGGAGAGCCTTCGGTCTTTACATCTGGACAGCAACAGGCTGCCTGACATTGGAGAGGATATCTTGAGAGGCTTAATTAACCTTCagcatttgattttaaacaaCAACCAGCTAAGCAGCATCTCTGATGAAGCCTTTGAGGACTTTTTGCTGACATTGGAAGACTTAGACCTTTCCTACAATAACCTCCGAAGCATTCCCTGGGAATCTATAAGGAAAATGATAAACTTGCACCAGCTGAGTTTAGATCATAACCTGATAGATTATATTACAGAAGGGACGTTTGCAGATCTTCAGAAATTGGCTAGGCTAGATCTAACATCCAACAGACTTCAGAAGCTTCCCCCCGACCCTATATTTGCCAGATCTCAAGTAATTCCATTAGCTGTTACCCCGTTTTCTCCTCCTTTGTCTCTCAGCTTTGGGGGCAACCCGCTGCATTGCAACTGTGAACTACTGTGGTTGAGGCGACTTGACAGAGATGACGATATGGAAACTTGTGCTTCTCCTCCAGGTCTAAAGGGAAGGTACTTCTGGTATGTAAGGGAGGAAGAATTTGTTTGCGAGCCTCCTCTTATTACACAACATACTCACAAGTTGCTGGTTTTAGAAGGGCAAACTGccacactgaaatgcaaagccATCGGGGATCCCACCCCCATTATTCACTGGGTGGCCCCTGATGACCGTCTCATCGGAAACTCTTCGAGGACAGCTGTCTATGACAATGGCACCTTAGATATCCTCATCACCACCTCCAAGGATTACGGGACTTTCACATGCATAGCAGCCAATGCTGCCGGAGAGTCCACTGCAACAATTGAGCTCTCAATTGTTCAGCTCCCCCACCTCAGCAATGGCACAGGCCGAGCAGCCCCACCAAAATCCAGGCTCTCGGACATCACCAGCTCCAGCAAGTCTAATCGTGGGGAAACAAAAGGACCACCAGAAAGGGCTGTCCTGGTGTCAGACGTGACCACTACCTCAGCTTTGGTCAAGTGGACAGTGAGCAAGTCAGCCCCTCGGGTAAAAATGTATCAGCTGCAGTATAATTGCTCGGATGATGAAGTCCTGATCTACAG aaaatggaaattgttGGAAATGTTGTGA